One genomic segment of Candidatus Nitrosotalea sinensis includes these proteins:
- a CDS encoding DNA-directed RNA polymerase subunit D, with product MTSLEIVQESGNNMVVKLKDIPVQYANALRRICLAGIPTFAVDDVVIIENSSVLPDEGVAHRLAMVPLRTDLSRFVEPSACDCHSELGCSRCRVLLVLDSGSSDTTRTITSAEISSEDEVVKPVSPNIPIVALAPSQKLKVEAYARLGRGNDHAKWNSATIAILTATNNPNEHILTIETTGSLTPKEVLRASIDELEKRLDEFQKNLATLG from the coding sequence AGAAATTGTTCAAGAAAGTGGTAACAATATGGTTGTCAAGTTAAAGGACATACCTGTTCAATACGCTAATGCACTTAGAAGAATCTGTTTAGCAGGAATTCCTACATTTGCAGTTGACGACGTTGTAATTATCGAAAATTCTTCAGTTTTACCAGATGAAGGAGTAGCACATAGGCTTGCAATGGTGCCACTTAGAACAGATCTGTCAAGATTTGTAGAACCATCAGCCTGTGATTGCCACAGTGAGCTTGGATGCAGTAGATGCAGAGTATTACTTGTACTAGATTCAGGCAGTTCTGATACAACACGCACTATTACATCAGCAGAGATCAGTTCAGAAGATGAAGTTGTCAAGCCAGTCAGTCCAAATATTCCAATTGTTGCACTAGCTCCAAGTCAGAAATTAAAAGTGGAGGCATATGCAAGACTAGGCAGAGGCAACGATCATGCAAAATGGAACTCTGCAACAATAGCAATTCTTACTGCTACAAATAATCCAAATGAGCACATTTTAACTATAGAAACTACAGGCAGTCTAACTCCAAAAGAAGTACTTCGTGCTTCAATTGACGAACTAGAAAAGAGATTAGATGAGTTCCAAAAGAATCTAGCCACCCTGGGCTGA
- the rpsI gene encoding 30S ribosomal protein S9 encodes MVKLESYYASRKTARAHAFITKGAGRVRINNIPVEMVQQEVAREVMLGPLEVAGDIRNKIDLSVRVKGGGFMGQSYASAIAISRAMTGWTKTRKEPKDHPLTRTVREDLRKRLNDYDKHLLSGDDRRKEPKKFGGPGARRRKQKSYR; translated from the coding sequence ATGGTTAAACTAGAAAGTTACTACGCATCAAGAAAGACTGCTCGTGCACATGCATTCATTACAAAAGGAGCAGGCAGAGTAAGAATTAACAACATTCCAGTAGAAATGGTTCAACAAGAAGTGGCACGTGAAGTAATGTTAGGACCACTAGAAGTTGCAGGAGACATTAGAAACAAGATAGATCTTTCAGTAAGAGTCAAGGGAGGAGGATTCATGGGACAGTCATATGCAAGCGCAATTGCAATATCACGAGCCATGACAGGTTGGACAAAAACAAGAAAAGAACCAAAAGACCACCCACTCACAAGAACAGTTAGAGAAGATCTTAGAAAACGATTAAACGATTATGACAAACACTTGCTAAGCGGCGACGATAGAAGAAAAGAACCAAAGAAATTTGGTGGCCCAGGCGCTAGAAGAAGAAAACAAAAGTCTTACAGATAG
- a CDS encoding 50S ribosomal protein L18e — protein MTNQVVIQMVNTLRVASKKNKAPIWERLADLALKPTRAKRTMNLGQIDRLAADNDVIIVPGKVLGTGNLSHKITLCSFSISTTGAKKVTASGGKVLDISQIIKNHPTGKGVKIIG, from the coding sequence ATGACTAATCAAGTTGTCATTCAAATGGTCAATACTTTGCGGGTAGCCTCGAAGAAGAACAAGGCTCCAATATGGGAAAGACTAGCAGATCTGGCCTTGAAACCCACAAGAGCAAAGAGGACAATGAATCTAGGTCAGATTGACAGACTTGCAGCAGACAATGATGTCATCATAGTTCCAGGCAAAGTGCTAGGAACTGGAAACTTGTCACACAAAATCACATTATGTTCATTTTCAATATCTACCACAGGTGCAAAAAAAGTAACTGCATCAGGCGGAAAAGTATTAGACATATCGCAAATAATTAAAAATCATCCAACAGGAAAAGGAGTGAAAATAATTGGCTAA
- a CDS encoding nucleotidyltransferase family protein, giving the protein MAGGRGIRGRPFTDYIPKAMIPVQGRPLVYHIAKYLSKFDIIDEIIILGDFTGIGKQIEKYFENHISFKKPIKFIQDSQSGTGGDLVHLKTAIGKSGDFLLWFVDNLCPIDIDNLRQFHKDSRVDATIAVRRYRKEETGFAIVKDGIIQEFKEKPTIELQMAECLGIYIINSKIIDTIKIKKQRKKSLNLSYDILQPLSKKGSIAAYDIGKTQWLDIDSPTRVERNKELVDTIIKKLD; this is encoded by the coding sequence TTGGCTGGAGGCCGCGGTATACGTGGGAGGCCATTTACAGATTATATTCCAAAAGCAATGATTCCAGTACAAGGACGACCTTTGGTATATCATATTGCCAAATACCTATCAAAATTTGACATCATAGATGAGATAATCATATTAGGTGATTTCACAGGCATTGGAAAACAAATAGAGAAATATTTTGAGAATCACATCTCATTTAAAAAACCAATCAAGTTCATCCAGGACTCACAGAGTGGTACAGGGGGAGATCTTGTACATCTCAAGACAGCAATAGGTAAGAGCGGTGATTTTCTTTTATGGTTTGTAGACAACTTGTGCCCAATAGATATAGACAATTTGCGCCAATTTCACAAAGATTCTAGAGTAGATGCAACAATTGCAGTAAGAAGATACAGAAAAGAAGAAACGGGTTTTGCAATAGTTAAGGATGGAATAATACAAGAATTCAAAGAAAAACCAACAATAGAACTACAGATGGCAGAGTGCCTTGGAATATACATCATCAATTCTAAAATAATTGATACAATCAAAATAAAAAAACAAAGAAAGAAGAGCTTGAATTTATCATATGATATTTTACAGCCACTATCAAAGAAAGGAAGTATTGCAGCATATGACATTGGAAAAACTCAGTGGCTAGACATTGATTCTCCTACACGCGTAGAAAGAAACAAAGAATTGGTAGATACTATAATAAAAAAACTAGATTAA
- the leuD gene encoding 3-isopropylmalate dehydratase small subunit gives MEPFKKIKSVATPLDKVNVDTDQIVPKQFLKLVQRTGFGQYLFYDWRYEKEDVPRKDFILNDPKYKNSKILLARDNFGCGSSREHAVWALDDYGFKVIISTSFADIFYNNCFKNGILPITVSEESLQKLFSVKSEIDVDLENQSIRADGWSMSFDIEPHWKKILLEGLDDIAITLLHEKQIVQYEQTHKI, from the coding sequence ATGGAACCTTTCAAAAAAATAAAGAGTGTTGCTACGCCGCTTGATAAGGTAAATGTCGATACTGATCAAATAGTACCCAAACAATTTCTAAAATTAGTTCAGAGAACTGGATTTGGTCAATACTTGTTTTATGATTGGAGATATGAAAAAGAAGATGTACCAAGAAAAGATTTCATCTTAAATGATCCTAAATACAAAAATTCCAAGATCTTACTTGCGCGAGACAACTTTGGTTGTGGTTCAAGTCGTGAACATGCGGTATGGGCGCTTGATGACTATGGTTTCAAAGTTATAATATCTACCTCATTTGCAGACATTTTCTATAACAATTGTTTCAAAAATGGGATCTTGCCTATCACAGTGTCTGAAGAATCGCTGCAGAAATTATTTTCAGTAAAGTCTGAGATTGATGTAGATCTAGAAAATCAATCTATACGTGCAGATGGTTGGTCCATGTCATTTGATATAGAACCACACTGGAAAAAAATTCTGCTTGAAGGTCTTGATGATATTGCAATAACTTTGTTACATGAAAAACAAATTGTGCAATACGAGCAAACTCACAAAATTTAA
- a CDS encoding 50S ribosomal protein L13 → MAKQVSEVKSKNTAPQTIIVDGSNMIAGRLCSHVAKLLIKGNRVSIVNSENIMLSGDRDAIIEQYRKFLEIASINNPRFGPFHPRRPDTIISRMVRGMLPKNKPSGKTSLKRLRAYLGVPNELRSKKTTQFEDAKIRRPSPYYTTLGELGRMVGWHE, encoded by the coding sequence TTGGCTAAACAAGTTTCCGAAGTAAAATCAAAGAATACAGCACCACAGACTATCATAGTAGACGGTTCAAACATGATAGCTGGTAGATTATGCTCTCATGTTGCAAAACTTCTCATAAAAGGAAACAGAGTATCAATTGTCAATTCAGAAAACATCATGCTTTCTGGAGACAGAGATGCAATAATTGAACAATATAGAAAATTCTTAGAGATTGCAAGTATCAACAATCCAAGATTTGGTCCATTCCACCCTCGTAGACCAGACACAATCATAAGCAGAATGGTCAGAGGCATGTTACCAAAGAACAAGCCTTCAGGCAAGACATCTCTGAAAAGACTAAGAGCATATCTCGGAGTACCAAATGAATTAAGATCTAAAAAGACAACACAGTTTGAAGATGCTAAAATTAGAAGACCTTCTCCATATTATACAACTCTTGGAGAATTAGGTAGAATGGTAGGGTGGCACGAATAA